A single genomic interval of Zingiber officinale cultivar Zhangliang chromosome 4A, Zo_v1.1, whole genome shotgun sequence harbors:
- the LOC121969856 gene encoding long-chain-alcohol oxidase FAO4A-like — protein MEMAPAAKQHPNLLTRREMEALTAVCDTLLPSVQLPRVDDEGLVEFYATSASMAGTPAVVGGLLSGGIRHPLMWLLRFALWLLSTWYGTFALCGRRSLSPEFPFFSSFAGVERGKREEVLLAWSLSSFFIFRMLFRTFKYLIAFVYFTQLKEDKTNVAWKAMDYCGPDPDVSVYSTQRAPLHGALLRMDMPRDAILQTIRSAGFRATTSSFLTVACDVVVIGSGCGGSVVAGVLAKAGHKVIVIEKGSYFPRSDLSLLEGDALSHMYECGGILPNWDLTTLFLAGSTVGGGSAVNWSASIRTPEHVRREWCDKFGLELFGRESYDRALDAVCDRMGVQTGVEEEGFNNMVLRKGCEALGMEPADVPRNAPPDHYCGWCHLGCRSGKKRSTTETWLADLADSGNGLILPGCSAVRILMHQKDRGPNQRRRVAKGVAVAFAFGGGVQEFVVESEVTVVACGALNTPGLLKRSGLKNAHIGRHLHVHPVVMAWGYFPPDKWPDNGKRNYEGGILTTMYSESHESGYGTLLQTPMLHPGMFATVTPWASAADFRERMARFSRTVHVFALVRDKGSGTVDGSEWVCYGMEEEDEGKLKVALEAAIRVLAAAGAEEVGTQHAKGERVRVVEGGVEWLARKVRKRVLRDGRTPVMSAHQMGSCRMSAEERKGAVSQSGETWEVEKLYVADTSVFPTALGVNPMVTVQAIAYCTSQSILKVLQKQKQKQKQQQSTI, from the exons ATGGAGATGGCGCCGGCGGCGAAGCAGCACCCGAACCTGCTCACGCGGCGAGAGATGGAGGCGCTGACGGCAGTTTGCGACACCTTGCTCCCCTCCGTGCAGCTTCCCCGCGTCGACGACGAAGGGCTCGTCGAGTTCTACGCCACCTCAGCCTCCATGGCCGGGACGCCTGCTGTC GTTGGGGGATTGTTGTCCGGCGGAATCAGGCACCCGTTGATGTGGCTGCTGCGCTTCGCCTTGTGGCTCCTGTCGACGTGGTACGGCACCTTCGCGCTGTGCGGACGTCGGAGCTTGTCGCCGGAGTTCCCCTTCTTCAGCAGCTTCGCCGGTGTCGAGAGGGGGAAGCGGGAGGAGGTCCTTCTTGCGTGGTCACTCAGCTCGTTTTTCATTTTCAGGATGCTCTTCCGCACCTTCAAGTATCTCATCGCCTTCGTTTACTTCACTCAG TTGAAGGAAGACAAGACCAATGTAGCGTGGAAAGCGATGGATTATTGTGGCCCGGACCCTGACGTAAGCGTCTACAGCACTCAACGCGCGCCGCTCCATGGCGCTCTGCTCCGGATGGACATGCCGAGGGACGCAATCTTGCAAACCATCCGAAGTGCTGGATTCCGCGCCACCACCTCCTCGTTCCTCACCGTTGCCTGCGACGTCGTAGTGATCGGCTCCGGTTGCGGTGGGAGCGTCGTCGCCGGCGTCCTCGCCAAGGCCGGCCACAAGGTCATCGTCATCGAGAAGGGTTCTTATTTCCCGAGGAGCGACCTGTCTCTCCTCGAAGGAGACGCGCTGAGCCACATGTACGAGTGTGGCGGCATCCTCCCCAATTGGGACTTGACGACTCTGTTCCTCGCCGGCTCCACCGTCGGCGGTGGGTCCGCCGTCAACTGGTCGGCCTCCATTCGGACGCCGGAGCACGTGCGGCGCGAGTGGTGCGATAAATTCGGCCTTGAACTCTTCGGCAGAGAGTCCTACGACCGCGCGCTTGACGCCGTGTGCGACCGCATGGGAGTGCAGACCGGCGTCGAGGAGGAAGGTTTCAACAATATGGTGCTGAGGAAAGGGTGCGAAGCGCTGGGGATGGAGCCGGCTGACGTGCCGCGGAACGCACCGCCCGACCACTACTGCGGGTGGTGTCACCTCGGCTGCCGGAGCGGCAAGAAGAGGAGCACCACGGAGACGTGGCTCGCCGACCTGGCCGACTCCGGTAACGGGTTGATTCTCCCGGGATGCAGCGCGGTGAGGATATTAATGCACCAAAAAGACAGAGGACCCAACCAGCGGCGACGCGTCGCGAAGGGCGTCGCCGTCGCCTTCGCCTTCGGCGGCGGCGTTCAAGAATTCGTGGTGGAGTCGGAGGTGACGGTGGTGGCTTGCGGCGCGTTGAACACGCCGGGTCTGCTGAAGCGGAGCGGGCTGAAAAATGCGCACATCGGAAGGCATCTCCACGTCCACCCGGTGGTGATGGCGTGGGGGTATTTCCCGCCGGATAAGTGGCCGGACAATGGGAAGAGAAACTACGAGGGAGGAATACTGACAACCATGTACTCCGAATCCCACGAGTCGGGCTACGGGACGCTCCTGCAAACGCCGATGCTGCACCCGGGGATGTTCGCGACGGTGACGCCGTGGGCGTCGGCGGCAGACTTCCGGGAGAGGATGGCCCGGTTCTCCCGCACGGTCCACGTGTTCGCGCTGGTGAGGGACAAAGGCTCCGGCACGGTGGACGGGTCAGAGTGGGTGTGTTACGGGATGGAGGAGGAGGACGAAGGGAAACTGAAGGTGGCGCTGGAGGCGGCGATTAGGGTACTGGCGGCGGCTGGAGCTGAGGAAGTGGGGACGCAGCACGCGAAAGGAGAGAGGGTGAGGGTCGTCGAAGGAGGAGTGGAATGGCTTGCCCGAAAGGTTCGGAAAAGGGTGCTGAGGGACGGGAGGACGCCGGTGATGTCGGCGCACCAGATGGGGAGCTGCCGGATGTCGGCGGAGGAGCGGAAAGGGGCGGTGAGCCAGTCAGGGGAGACTTGGGAGGTGGAGAAGCTGTACGTGGCGGACACGAGCGTGTTCCCGACGGCGCTGGGGGTGAACCCGATGGTGACGGTGCAGGCCATTGCTTACTGCACTTCCCAGAGCATACTGAAAGTGCtacagaagcagaagcagaagcagaagcaacAGCAGTCCACTATTTGA